A single Paenibacillus sp. FSL R5-0517 DNA region contains:
- a CDS encoding sugar ABC transporter permease: MRLKLWRESEAVLFTLPALIPLLIFWLGPLGYIVYLSFTDWDFMSPDKLFIGLDNYSYLLTNSEFYRSLKVTLLFGLGSVIPTIVGGLALAMLMNSKIKSSGIFRTLLFSPWVTPTVAVSIAWSWIFEPEVGLANLMLGWAGVSPIGWLRDADWALVAVLIVTLWKSIGWAMVFYLVALRNLPSDLLEAASIDGANGWDKFRSITLPLISPTTFFLSIILTIQSLQAYDQINVMTQGGPAGSTRTLLYMYYQSAFESFNVGEASSIAVVIILICVLLSGVSFLLGRRLVHY, encoded by the coding sequence TTGCGTTTAAAACTATGGAGGGAGTCTGAGGCGGTTCTATTCACGCTGCCAGCTCTAATCCCGTTGCTGATCTTCTGGCTGGGACCTCTGGGATATATCGTGTATCTCAGTTTCACCGATTGGGACTTCATGAGCCCGGACAAGTTGTTTATTGGGTTGGACAATTACAGTTATCTGCTGACGAACTCTGAATTCTATCGATCCCTGAAAGTCACCCTGTTATTCGGACTGGGAAGTGTAATCCCAACCATTGTGGGTGGATTGGCGCTTGCGATGCTCATGAATAGCAAGATCAAATCATCCGGCATCTTCCGAACCTTACTCTTCTCACCATGGGTTACCCCGACAGTTGCGGTGTCCATTGCGTGGTCCTGGATCTTCGAGCCCGAAGTGGGACTGGCCAATCTCATGCTGGGCTGGGCCGGTGTATCTCCGATCGGCTGGTTGCGTGACGCGGACTGGGCACTGGTTGCCGTCCTGATCGTTACGCTCTGGAAATCGATTGGGTGGGCGATGGTATTTTATCTGGTTGCACTACGCAATCTACCATCTGATCTGCTCGAAGCAGCTTCAATCGATGGGGCCAACGGTTGGGATAAGTTCAGAAGTATCACGTTGCCGCTGATCTCACCAACGACATTTTTTCTCTCGATTATTCTTACCATCCAGTCCCTGCAAGCCTATGACCAGATTAATGTCATGACGCAAGGTGGACCGGCAGGATCAACGAGAACGTTGCTGTACATGTATTACCAGTCAGCATTCGAATCTTTTAATGTGGGTGAAGCTTCGTCCATCGCCGTTGTGATTATTCTGATCTGTGTGTTGCTGTCGGGTGTATCCTTCCTGCTTGGCAGACGTCTGGTGCACTACTAA
- a CDS encoding transcriptional regulator → MGKETDGKPNHPSLPDRHALRERVIEAIANTMDLYGVNHTFGKLYGIMYFEDRPMTLEEMKTSMNMSKSNMSYAVRSLTESQMIYKLEEKKERQDQYVAETDFYRTFQNFFGSKLQREVDVMLEGIREVIPDLSAMILSEHTSSEDRDDALRDLHKLQHAEQYYVWLQGFVDQLRDGKFY, encoded by the coding sequence GTGGGAAAAGAAACTGACGGGAAACCGAATCATCCTTCGTTACCTGATCGGCATGCGCTGAGGGAGAGAGTCATTGAGGCCATCGCCAATACGATGGATCTGTATGGGGTGAATCATACGTTTGGCAAATTATACGGCATTATGTATTTCGAAGATCGACCGATGACACTTGAAGAGATGAAGACCTCGATGAATATGAGTAAGAGCAACATGAGCTATGCGGTTCGGTCACTTACGGAGTCACAGATGATCTATAAACTGGAGGAGAAGAAAGAACGTCAGGATCAGTATGTGGCTGAGACCGACTTTTATCGTACATTTCAAAATTTCTTCGGGTCCAAGCTCCAACGGGAAGTGGATGTGATGTTAGAAGGCATTCGTGAGGTCATTCCGGACCTGTCGGCAATGATTCTTTCGGAGCATACCTCTTCTGAAGATCGAGATGATGCCCTGCGTGATCTGCACAAACTCCAACACGCAGAGCAATATTACGTCTGGTTACAAGGATTCGTGGATCAGCTGCGGGACGGTAAGTTTTACTAG
- a CDS encoding ABC transporter substrate-binding protein codes for MNWSQASMTWKKRLRLNWKGGMSLVLATSFALLTACGTQAPAESGTTAAASGTEVQAKDPVEIEFWYGLGGNLGDNMKKTIDAFNASQNEVVVKGIVQADYTETEQKLQAAIASKNVPAAVLSSNIDWARKGYYAPMDEMIAADPNFRKDDFIQTFLNQGQVDGKQYFLPMYGTTQIMYYRMDTFKENGIDPASLTTWEKLAEAAAKMSKQENGKTTFYGWEPMWGSDNMIDAVLGKGGQIISDDGKTVMIDSPEWIETWDLFRKWINEDRIMGIHYGGQGWEYWYKTIDDVMKNKAAGYTGSSGDQGDLDFSVVAAMQQPGWEGMGEGKPVASAISAGIPSAASPEQQQAAYKWLTYFSETSNTASWSMNTGYIAVRQSAQQDPEFMKFSEENPQITVPLQQAAHASAPFQDPTGGKINDALKDAADQVQINNMPAEQALKEAKEKAQKELDRVTK; via the coding sequence ATGAACTGGAGTCAAGCAAGCATGACATGGAAAAAGAGATTGAGGTTGAACTGGAAGGGTGGCATGTCGCTGGTACTCGCGACCAGCTTTGCTCTACTGACCGCTTGTGGAACACAAGCACCCGCAGAATCGGGCACGACGGCTGCTGCCAGTGGAACCGAAGTTCAGGCAAAAGATCCGGTTGAGATCGAGTTCTGGTATGGTCTGGGTGGTAATCTGGGCGATAACATGAAAAAGACGATTGATGCGTTCAACGCCTCACAGAACGAAGTCGTTGTGAAGGGAATTGTACAGGCAGATTACACGGAGACGGAACAGAAGCTGCAAGCAGCGATTGCTTCCAAGAATGTTCCCGCCGCGGTACTTAGCTCCAATATAGACTGGGCACGTAAAGGATATTATGCGCCCATGGATGAGATGATTGCTGCTGATCCGAATTTTAGGAAAGACGACTTCATTCAGACATTCCTGAACCAGGGACAGGTGGATGGTAAGCAATACTTTTTACCAATGTACGGTACAACCCAGATCATGTATTACCGTATGGATACGTTCAAGGAGAATGGGATCGACCCAGCAAGTTTGACGACATGGGAGAAGCTGGCTGAAGCAGCTGCGAAGATGAGCAAGCAAGAGAATGGCAAGACCACCTTCTACGGCTGGGAACCGATGTGGGGTAGCGACAATATGATTGATGCCGTGCTGGGTAAGGGCGGACAGATTATTAGCGACGATGGCAAAACCGTCATGATTGACTCCCCGGAATGGATCGAGACATGGGACCTGTTCCGTAAATGGATCAACGAAGACAGGATTATGGGCATTCATTATGGTGGCCAGGGCTGGGAGTATTGGTACAAAACGATTGATGATGTGATGAAAAATAAAGCAGCAGGTTACACCGGATCCAGTGGGGACCAAGGTGACTTGGACTTCAGCGTAGTCGCTGCAATGCAACAACCAGGCTGGGAAGGTATGGGTGAAGGAAAACCGGTAGCAAGTGCCATATCAGCAGGTATTCCGTCAGCGGCAAGTCCAGAGCAACAACAGGCAGCCTACAAATGGCTTACGTATTTCTCCGAAACTTCGAACACAGCTTCATGGTCCATGAACACCGGATATATTGCAGTGCGTCAATCGGCACAACAAGATCCAGAATTCATGAAGTTCAGTGAGGAGAATCCACAGATCACTGTACCATTGCAACAGGCAGCTCACGCCTCGGCTCCATTCCAGGATCCAACAGGTGGCAAAATCAATGATGCATTAAAAGATGCAGCTGATCAGGTGCAGATCAATAATATGCCAGCCGAACAAGCGCTGAAGGAAGCGAAGGAAAAAGCACAGAAAGAACTGGATCGTGTAACTAAATAA
- a CDS encoding carbohydrate ABC transporter permease — MIRYLLLAVIALGTAFPFYWMVISGFKTNDEIWQFPPTFWPETFLWSNYVDAWNAAPFARYILNSTGVALAICLFQIVNSSMMAYALTHMKFRLKGVLTSLILVGYMIPSTAVYLPSYLVLSELNLLDSYTGLIVSNCVSVFSIFLIRQAFMQVSHELVEAGQLDGASHFRILWTIITPLVRSSFAVMVLITFIEQYNNYFWPMLITKDPDLQLVSAGLRSFFVEGGAYGLAWPQIMAASAFTIAPLLILFLFTQKTIMQSVNITAGVNKN; from the coding sequence ATGATCCGCTATCTGCTGTTGGCCGTTATCGCGCTGGGTACAGCCTTTCCCTTCTATTGGATGGTCATTAGCGGATTCAAAACCAATGATGAGATCTGGCAGTTCCCGCCGACCTTCTGGCCGGAAACGTTCCTATGGAGCAATTATGTGGACGCCTGGAATGCGGCACCCTTTGCCCGTTACATCCTGAACAGTACCGGGGTAGCCTTAGCCATCTGTCTATTTCAGATCGTCAACTCCAGTATGATGGCGTACGCCCTGACACATATGAAATTCCGTCTCAAAGGTGTACTGACATCCCTGATTCTGGTGGGTTATATGATACCAAGTACAGCCGTGTATCTGCCTAGTTACCTGGTGCTTAGCGAACTTAATCTGCTAGATTCCTACACGGGCTTGATTGTATCCAACTGTGTCAGCGTGTTCTCGATCTTCCTGATCCGGCAGGCGTTCATGCAGGTATCTCACGAATTGGTGGAAGCTGGACAGCTCGACGGTGCGTCCCACTTCCGGATTCTCTGGACCATTATCACGCCGCTTGTTCGCTCAAGCTTCGCCGTGATGGTACTGATTACGTTTATTGAACAGTACAACAACTATTTCTGGCCTATGCTCATCACCAAAGACCCTGACTTGCAGCTGGTATCGGCGGGTCTACGCAGTTTCTTTGTAGAAGGCGGGGCATACGGACTTGCTTGGCCACAGATTATGGCTGCGAGTGCCTTCACGATTGCACCCCTACTTATTCTCTTCCTGTTCACCCAGAAGACCATCATGCAGAGCGTGAATATCACGGCAGGTGTGAACAAGAACTGA
- a CDS encoding HAD family hydrolase: protein MQDEKYVEGLTIPIEAVLFDKDGTLLDFTRMWGFWTDCVLDRFRDQLAILGLRINTEELPRIWGTFHDDQGRMNGYDVRGPLAMGTMDEVYAVLTWHGYRAGLSWAEAKMMVRECLAQAEEEMEKHRPARPLPGVREFLEQCRSEGVVMGVVTADDTPSAVKHLQWMGLESFFDVVIGTDLVERGKPFPDMLLLACERLGVSVQHTVVIGDTDGDMEMARSAGAGYRIGIGETGRIRLADRTIQSFHELLNGGLNR from the coding sequence ATGCAAGATGAAAAGTATGTGGAAGGATTAACAATTCCGATTGAAGCCGTATTGTTCGACAAGGACGGAACATTACTTGATTTTACGCGCATGTGGGGGTTCTGGACCGATTGTGTGTTGGATCGCTTCAGAGATCAGTTAGCTATCCTGGGACTGCGTATCAATACAGAGGAACTTCCACGGATATGGGGTACATTCCACGATGACCAAGGCCGAATGAATGGATATGACGTGCGCGGGCCGCTTGCAATGGGAACTATGGATGAAGTGTACGCCGTGTTAACATGGCATGGATATCGTGCAGGTCTAAGCTGGGCGGAAGCCAAGATGATGGTTCGGGAGTGTTTGGCGCAAGCAGAGGAAGAGATGGAGAAGCATCGCCCGGCACGTCCATTACCAGGAGTTCGAGAATTCCTTGAACAGTGCCGTAGCGAAGGCGTGGTTATGGGTGTCGTGACGGCGGATGATACACCTAGTGCAGTCAAGCACTTGCAGTGGATGGGGCTGGAATCCTTTTTTGACGTAGTGATTGGAACCGATCTGGTGGAGCGGGGGAAACCTTTTCCAGATATGCTTCTACTTGCTTGTGAACGGTTGGGTGTATCGGTACAGCATACGGTGGTCATTGGAGATACGGACGGAGATATGGAGATGGCACGAAGCGCTGGTGCAGGATACAGGATTGGGATTGGAGAAACGGGAAGAATCCGCTTGGCGGACAGAACGATTCAATCCTTCCATGAATTGCTGAATGGCGGGCTGAATCGATGA
- a CDS encoding DUF4073 domain-containing protein, with protein MQYRKIMSMLLILVLVAPWLAPAGKVSAGAIALTPGNNGLITVKNLDDNSVELSWEDAYSDYNPASDLSYQIYMSTSPDIEDMEDIEGGQSTGYSYGNWISGSTSDDGIISAIVSFLQPDQTYFFNVIVQDSNFTTTYQMKSIKFTTPLGEFNNAIGQNYDAAKITELFKNENFITTTPDFESLPLEEQNALVTLAGHMNEPVNGYQSNLEVQFLVDYIQQGISVMKADELTDVQERLTAYYDKSLTYATSISPEYMNMIKPMLDQYYDASDLEQNVLAFKVKLQRITNNSSLEESVMNLSMALSQITKFTNASTQSEMIKALTELYNLQQQAEEFKGTDKETLVGTFPLNFSKMQSISSDMTEMEKLADWMLLKKPGNGYETYSKAQKYFDQFFDTPAKGSLTQLNEAILAKDRDAILSLLRNSDLLTQSGSFVDLTEEEQNTVAATLVQLIPDSNSYNEDQVQFIVDASAKVLQAYRLDYREMAYELQTFYQQILLEGPGLFSQKDFEHFKAAADFYLEANEADQRMIAYIAKMSSVTMNNDSAVSLLFMISGELPSINQAASANEAWQHLTFYYMMQVQTEMYMNQYPEVMLQEFPLQLNRLNDISEDMEQQQKLAEWMFSERPIGGYEKINDIQRAFDLFFAPPAPDVSADDTANVVVGADETMEYSKDHGATWNKFTSTDRFEGNQTIVVRVRAKGNTPAWKWTTLTFTSNTPTPNPGGSTGGGSSTSAPVTSTPAPTTKQEQIVVDVNGTNGTNLTKTPITRTTETNGTIKDLVKMTEAIAKESVEKAKQLNMNTARIVIPDTKDAVSETRIELPKAAVKELNDGSLKLEISTENVVISVPTSSIAGFDQDLYFRVVPLKKESERKEVEERAKKEQLIQQVAPNANVRVLARPVEIETNMQSREVTLTLPLRDSLPTDPAARQQALDNLAIYIEHSDGTKELMQGKLVQLADNSEGIEFTVTKFSTFTLVVVDGLKASQSTHQPYIQGFGADFRPDAFVTRAQMAAMLARNLPTKEAATGSTTSVSYTDVSATHWATSEIQKAQSAGIMNGMSHTQFAPEGSITRAQMATIAYRWMQQQSTTTVVNGTVVSFTDVPADLWVADAIAYVQSAGLMVGYNDGTFKPESKLTRAEAVKVLNVLFNRTPLTGAVTSTFSDVPATHWAYADIEAAAQK; from the coding sequence ATGCAGTACAGAAAAATAATGAGCATGTTGCTCATTTTGGTGTTGGTAGCTCCATGGCTGGCACCAGCAGGAAAGGTTAGTGCAGGCGCCATAGCGCTAACACCTGGTAATAACGGCTTAATTACTGTCAAAAATCTTGACGACAATTCTGTAGAGCTTAGTTGGGAGGATGCTTATTCTGATTACAATCCAGCTTCTGATTTGAGCTATCAGATTTACATGTCTACTAGTCCGGATATAGAAGACATGGAGGATATTGAAGGTGGTCAATCGACAGGTTATTCCTACGGGAATTGGATCTCTGGTTCAACGTCTGATGATGGTATAATTTCTGCTATCGTCTCGTTTTTGCAACCAGACCAAACCTACTTTTTTAATGTAATTGTTCAAGATTCGAATTTCACAACTACGTACCAAATGAAATCTATCAAATTTACTACACCGTTGGGTGAGTTTAATAACGCCATTGGTCAAAATTATGATGCAGCTAAAATAACTGAACTATTCAAAAATGAAAATTTTATTACTACGACGCCGGACTTTGAATCTCTACCCCTGGAAGAACAAAATGCACTGGTAACCTTAGCTGGACATATGAATGAACCTGTTAATGGATATCAGAGTAATCTGGAAGTTCAGTTTTTGGTCGATTATATTCAACAAGGCATTTCCGTAATGAAGGCCGATGAATTGACCGATGTGCAAGAAAGATTGACTGCGTATTACGACAAATCTCTTACTTATGCAACGTCGATTAGTCCTGAATATATGAATATGATTAAACCGATGTTAGATCAATATTATGATGCTTCTGATTTGGAACAGAATGTGCTGGCATTCAAAGTTAAGTTACAACGAATTACTAACAATTCATCCCTTGAAGAATCCGTTATGAATCTTTCTATGGCGTTGAGCCAAATTACTAAGTTCACGAACGCCTCAACACAGAGCGAAATGATTAAAGCACTAACGGAATTATACAACCTTCAACAACAAGCAGAGGAGTTTAAAGGTACAGATAAAGAGACCCTCGTTGGTACATTCCCGCTTAATTTTAGTAAAATGCAAAGCATTTCTTCCGACATGACTGAAATGGAGAAGCTTGCAGACTGGATGCTGCTGAAAAAACCGGGTAATGGCTACGAGACATACAGTAAGGCACAGAAATATTTTGACCAATTTTTTGATACCCCTGCAAAAGGGTCTTTGACACAATTAAACGAAGCTATACTTGCCAAAGATCGGGATGCAATATTATCTCTGTTGAGAAACTCGGATTTGCTGACTCAGTCCGGCTCGTTTGTTGATTTGACTGAAGAAGAGCAAAATACAGTTGCTGCTACATTAGTGCAGTTGATACCTGATTCGAATTCCTATAATGAAGATCAGGTTCAATTTATTGTAGATGCGAGTGCCAAGGTACTTCAAGCGTATCGGTTAGATTATCGTGAAATGGCTTATGAATTGCAGACTTTCTACCAACAGATTTTGTTAGAAGGCCCGGGTCTCTTCTCACAAAAAGATTTTGAACACTTCAAGGCAGCCGCCGATTTTTATCTGGAAGCTAATGAAGCAGATCAACGGATGATTGCTTATATTGCAAAGATGAGTTCTGTCACGATGAACAATGATAGTGCTGTCAGTTTATTATTTATGATATCTGGAGAGCTACCTTCAATTAACCAAGCTGCGTCTGCAAATGAGGCATGGCAGCATTTAACGTTTTACTACATGATGCAAGTGCAGACAGAAATGTATATGAATCAATATCCTGAAGTAATGCTTCAAGAATTCCCGCTGCAACTGAATCGATTAAATGACATATCAGAGGATATGGAGCAGCAGCAAAAACTTGCTGAATGGATGTTTAGTGAACGACCTATTGGAGGATATGAGAAAATTAATGATATTCAAAGAGCATTTGACTTGTTCTTTGCTCCCCCAGCGCCCGATGTTTCCGCTGATGACACGGCCAATGTTGTTGTCGGCGCAGATGAAACGATGGAATACTCCAAAGATCATGGGGCGACTTGGAATAAATTCACCAGTACCGATCGATTTGAGGGTAACCAAACCATTGTGGTTCGTGTAAGAGCCAAAGGCAACACACCGGCATGGAAATGGACAACACTTACGTTTACATCCAATACTCCAACCCCTAACCCGGGTGGAAGCACAGGTGGCGGATCATCTACGTCTGCACCTGTAACATCTACACCTGCACCAACAACGAAACAGGAACAGATCGTGGTTGACGTCAATGGGACGAACGGTACCAACTTGACCAAAACACCGATTACCCGTACAACGGAAACCAACGGCACCATTAAAGATTTGGTGAAAATGACCGAAGCGATTGCGAAGGAATCCGTGGAAAAAGCGAAGCAATTGAACATGAACACCGCACGCATTGTCATTCCAGACACCAAAGATGCCGTGTCCGAGACACGGATTGAACTGCCTAAGGCAGCCGTGAAAGAACTGAATGATGGTTCGCTGAAACTTGAAATTTCTACAGAGAACGTAGTGATCTCCGTTCCGACGAGTTCCATCGCCGGATTCGATCAGGACCTGTACTTCCGTGTGGTTCCGCTGAAGAAAGAATCGGAGCGCAAAGAAGTTGAAGAGCGTGCGAAGAAAGAGCAGCTGATTCAACAGGTCGCTCCGAATGCGAATGTACGCGTACTGGCTCGTCCAGTTGAAATTGAAACCAATATGCAGAGCCGCGAAGTAACACTTACGTTGCCACTGCGTGATAGTCTGCCGACTGATCCGGCTGCTCGTCAGCAAGCATTGGACAACCTGGCGATCTACATTGAACACAGTGACGGCACCAAAGAACTGATGCAAGGGAAACTGGTGCAACTCGCGGATAACAGCGAAGGCATTGAGTTTACCGTGACAAAATTCAGTACATTTACCCTCGTTGTGGTGGATGGGCTAAAAGCTTCACAAAGTACACATCAACCGTATATCCAAGGTTTTGGTGCAGATTTCCGTCCGGATGCATTCGTAACCCGTGCACAGATGGCAGCCATGCTGGCTCGCAATCTTCCAACTAAAGAAGCAGCAACAGGTTCCACTACTAGTGTAAGCTACACGGATGTATCTGCTACGCACTGGGCAACAAGTGAGATTCAAAAGGCTCAATCTGCTGGCATCATGAACGGCATGAGCCACACTCAATTCGCACCGGAAGGTTCGATTACCCGTGCACAGATGGCGACCATTGCGTATCGTTGGATGCAGCAACAATCTACTACTACAGTCGTGAACGGTACAGTGGTCTCGTTCACAGATGTACCCGCAGACCTGTGGGTAGCAGATGCGATTGCTTACGTGCAATCGGCTGGCCTGATGGTCGGATATAACGATGGTACTTTCAAACCAGAAAGTAAGCTGACGCGTGCAGAAGCCGTGAAAGTGCTAAATGTATTGTTCAACCGTACACCACTCACTGGTGCAGTTACATCAACGTTCAGCGATGTACCAGCAACACACTGGGCATATGCAGATATTGAAGCTGCTGCTCAAAAGTAA